From Deferribacter autotrophicus, the proteins below share one genomic window:
- a CDS encoding nitroreductase family protein yields the protein MLELLRKRRSIRQFQDKKIESEKIEILKEAILRSPSSRGLTPWEFIFVDDKNILQKLSTAKTHGSSFIKNAPLAVVVIADTNKSDVCIEDCSIAAITLQYTAESLGLGSCWAQIRLREHNKEMSAEDYVKNILNIPENYMVECIIGIGYPAETKKGHTTSELHFNKIHWNSYGK from the coding sequence ATGTTAGAGTTATTGAGAAAAAGAAGAAGTATCAGGCAATTTCAAGACAAAAAAATCGAATCTGAAAAAATCGAAATACTAAAAGAAGCAATTCTTCGCTCACCATCATCAAGAGGCCTTACCCCTTGGGAATTTATTTTTGTCGATGATAAAAATATTTTACAAAAGCTATCCACGGCAAAAACACATGGCTCTTCTTTCATTAAAAACGCACCGCTAGCTGTAGTGGTCATTGCAGATACAAATAAGTCGGATGTTTGCATTGAAGATTGCTCAATAGCAGCAATTACGCTTCAGTACACTGCAGAATCTTTAGGGCTTGGCAGCTGCTGGGCACAAATTAGATTAAGGGAACATAATAAAGAAATGAGTGCGGAAGATTATGTGAAAAACATATTAAACATTCCCGAAAATTATATGGTGGAATGTATCATTGGCATTGGTTATCCGGCTGAAACCAAAAAAGGTCATACAACTTCTGAACTGCACTTTAATAAAATTCATTGGAACTCCTATGGGAAGTAA